One Agrococcus jenensis genomic region harbors:
- a CDS encoding BTAD domain-containing putative transcriptional regulator, whose amino-acid sequence MAIRVLGSTAVDDGALSPRDRAVLAALAVRPGLAVASAALAEATWAHRLPDTWPKQLQATVSRLRRLLGRHAITTAPDGYALDAAASVDWQEFERGLVSARLRLDAGEPERAVDAYQRALALWRGPPFADLPDWPAARDAAGALEELRRSGEEELQAAHLACGEHRSVLGAAEQLVRDAPLRESRWHLLALANYRSGRQAEALATLRAARRTLADELGIEPGPDLVALETGILRQDPGLLPPRRTPPASADCPYRGLAAFTIEDAAAFHGRRTMVRSATARLERSGFLALIGASGCGKSSVALAGVGAALGAAGWSVETVVPTGEATRALDRIAHDRGGRRLLIVDQFEEVFQLSPSDRDRQCALIASAADAGVRVLLTLRSDFLDRAASLDHVGARIAAAVLVVTTMSRTELHEAIETPALDAGLRLEAGLTELLLRDADGESSALPLLSHALVETWSRREGSVLTVSGYEDSGGIAGAVGRSADSLYRSLDPIDRRLCRDIMLRLVEPGLDGQPVRRRLAADMLADDPARRAVVARLTGARLVSADADALVITHEAVATAWPQLRAWLEEDADDARAMRQLSVAAHRWATDGERPEDLLRGSRLTAALEWQMRADPVLTATEARFLDASAGTERAAAAALVARSMRDRRQNHRLSAALAGVAALLVLALAAGSVAVARSTDAARSATAASAAREDAAIEALLGTSLALRGSERDVSALLAATLWQRWPEDARARSALMGVVTASGGLVSTRYLDVGGMTGTMTPTGQALTVEDAERLVLRDPRTGGVVLSTAVAPEPVAVAASGDGARAAVLGVDASGSFSVTAFSLPELEQVGAPVVLPAMPRAMAIDGDGATIAMALDDGAVSTIDVATGALRSSGALAPAEPPQGSFAAALAFTASGAVVLGTSAPELLVLDPRTLEVSGRIPVPERSANNALVRVADGTIVGSGELSTVAVDPERGEVLWARDLDASKPTACLYLAASAASGLAYCADAFGGVSEHSLTDGSPTGRSFDPQLGEMAGVSLTADGAQLLVIGKATPTLSLFRTDGGGAVSRVVAAGHVAFDGFGLDGSRIVVAERPADAVYDTDMTAFSVWDPALDRAAVAIPDPVWGTGWLGDDLIIAFRPADERFVLLRASTGESVDGGPVPPTSERLWPSPSGARAYLSMEGGSVGAIDGRTGALLPLAIEPTGGRVRWISASADDSLIAVTRELDGTLRTGIFDGDTGALVVDALDGPGVTAFGDDELFAAADNRITRHDLGTLARTGALPGARGEVNGLQVGADGATLLATANDETVTLYDVASGRRLGDPIPADAPLIAQGFLHPDGDAFLVNVAQGVQLWDARPQAHVEAACLLAGRELTDEEWQTYLSWLPDRQPVCADIIGAG is encoded by the coding sequence GTGGCGATCCGCGTGCTCGGCAGCACCGCGGTCGACGACGGCGCGCTGAGCCCTCGCGATCGAGCGGTCCTCGCCGCGCTGGCGGTGCGACCCGGCCTCGCCGTCGCGAGCGCAGCGCTCGCCGAGGCGACGTGGGCGCATCGCCTGCCCGACACCTGGCCGAAGCAGCTGCAGGCGACGGTCAGCCGCCTGCGTCGGCTGCTCGGCCGCCACGCGATCACGACGGCACCGGATGGCTACGCCCTCGACGCCGCTGCATCGGTCGACTGGCAGGAGTTCGAGCGCGGGCTGGTGTCGGCGCGGCTGCGCCTCGACGCCGGCGAGCCGGAGCGAGCGGTGGATGCGTACCAGCGCGCGCTCGCCCTCTGGCGCGGACCGCCCTTCGCCGACCTCCCGGACTGGCCGGCGGCGCGCGACGCCGCCGGGGCGCTCGAGGAGCTGCGGCGCTCCGGCGAGGAGGAGCTGCAGGCCGCGCACCTCGCGTGCGGTGAGCACCGCAGCGTGCTGGGTGCCGCCGAGCAGCTCGTGCGCGATGCGCCGCTCCGCGAATCGCGGTGGCACCTGCTCGCGCTCGCGAACTACCGCAGCGGGCGGCAGGCCGAGGCGCTCGCGACCCTGCGCGCCGCGCGCCGCACGCTCGCCGACGAGCTGGGGATCGAGCCGGGTCCCGACCTGGTCGCGCTCGAGACAGGCATCCTGCGTCAGGACCCCGGGCTCCTCCCGCCGAGGCGCACACCACCTGCGAGCGCCGACTGCCCGTACCGCGGCCTCGCCGCGTTCACGATCGAGGACGCCGCCGCCTTCCACGGCCGCAGGACCATGGTGCGGTCGGCGACCGCGCGACTCGAGCGCTCCGGATTCCTGGCGCTGATCGGCGCGTCGGGGTGCGGCAAGTCGTCCGTCGCCCTCGCCGGGGTCGGCGCGGCGCTCGGTGCCGCGGGCTGGTCGGTCGAGACGGTGGTGCCCACCGGTGAGGCGACCCGCGCCCTCGATCGCATCGCGCACGACCGTGGCGGACGGCGGCTGCTCATCGTCGACCAGTTCGAGGAGGTCTTCCAGCTCTCGCCGTCCGATCGCGATCGCCAGTGCGCGCTCATCGCAAGTGCCGCCGATGCAGGCGTGCGCGTGCTGCTGACCTTGCGATCGGACTTCCTCGACCGAGCGGCGTCCCTCGACCACGTCGGCGCGCGCATCGCCGCTGCCGTGCTCGTGGTCACAACCATGTCGCGCACCGAGCTCCACGAAGCGATCGAGACGCCTGCCCTGGATGCCGGACTGCGACTCGAGGCGGGCCTCACCGAGCTGCTGCTCCGCGACGCGGACGGTGAGAGCAGCGCCTTGCCGCTGCTGTCGCACGCCCTCGTCGAGACGTGGTCGCGCCGCGAGGGATCGGTGCTCACGGTCTCGGGCTACGAGGATTCGGGCGGCATCGCCGGCGCCGTGGGCCGCTCCGCGGATTCGCTCTACCGCTCGCTCGATCCGATCGACCGTCGGCTGTGCCGCGACATCATGCTCCGGCTCGTCGAGCCCGGGCTGGACGGGCAGCCGGTGCGCCGGCGCTTGGCGGCCGACATGCTCGCCGATGACCCCGCCCGCCGCGCGGTGGTCGCGCGCCTCACCGGCGCGAGGCTCGTGAGCGCGGATGCCGACGCCCTCGTCATCACACACGAGGCGGTCGCCACCGCGTGGCCCCAGCTCCGCGCCTGGCTCGAGGAGGACGCCGACGATGCTCGCGCGATGCGGCAGCTGTCGGTCGCGGCCCACCGCTGGGCGACGGATGGCGAGCGCCCCGAGGACCTCCTGCGCGGCAGCCGACTGACCGCGGCGCTCGAGTGGCAGATGCGCGCCGATCCCGTGCTGACCGCGACGGAGGCGCGGTTCCTGGACGCTTCGGCCGGCACGGAGCGAGCGGCCGCAGCGGCGCTCGTTGCGCGATCGATGCGCGATCGCCGCCAGAACCACCGGCTGAGCGCCGCGCTCGCGGGCGTCGCCGCGCTGCTCGTGCTCGCGCTCGCCGCCGGGAGCGTCGCGGTGGCCCGCAGCACCGATGCGGCGCGCAGCGCGACCGCCGCGAGCGCCGCGCGGGAGGACGCCGCGATCGAGGCGCTGCTGGGGACCTCACTGGCCCTCCGCGGCTCGGAGCGCGACGTCTCGGCGCTCCTGGCCGCGACGCTGTGGCAGCGCTGGCCCGAGGACGCCCGCGCGCGCTCGGCGCTCATGGGCGTCGTGACGGCGAGCGGCGGGCTCGTCAGCACCCGATACCTGGACGTCGGCGGCATGACCGGCACCATGACGCCGACCGGGCAGGCGCTGACCGTGGAGGACGCGGAGCGACTCGTGCTGCGGGATCCGCGCACGGGCGGGGTCGTGCTCAGCACCGCGGTCGCCCCGGAGCCCGTGGCGGTCGCTGCCAGCGGCGACGGCGCTCGTGCCGCGGTGCTCGGCGTGGATGCGAGCGGCTCGTTCTCCGTCACCGCCTTCTCGCTGCCGGAGCTCGAGCAGGTCGGCGCACCGGTCGTCCTCCCGGCGATGCCGCGCGCCATGGCGATCGATGGCGACGGCGCCACGATCGCCATGGCCTTGGACGACGGCGCTGTCAGCACGATCGACGTGGCGACCGGCGCGCTGCGCAGCAGCGGCGCGCTCGCCCCCGCCGAGCCGCCGCAGGGCAGCTTCGCCGCGGCGCTCGCCTTCACCGCCTCCGGTGCCGTCGTGCTCGGGACCTCCGCTCCCGAGCTGCTCGTGCTCGACCCTCGGACGCTCGAGGTGTCGGGCCGCATCCCGGTGCCGGAGCGCTCCGCGAACAACGCGCTCGTGCGCGTCGCGGACGGCACGATCGTCGGCAGCGGCGAGCTCTCGACCGTGGCGGTCGACCCGGAGCGCGGCGAGGTGCTGTGGGCGCGCGACCTCGACGCATCCAAGCCCACCGCGTGCCTGTACCTCGCGGCCTCCGCCGCCTCCGGTCTCGCGTACTGCGCGGACGCGTTCGGCGGCGTCAGCGAGCACAGCCTCACCGACGGCTCGCCGACGGGCCGCAGCTTCGACCCGCAGCTGGGCGAGATGGCGGGGGTCAGCCTGACCGCCGACGGCGCCCAGCTGCTCGTCATCGGCAAAGCCACCCCGACGCTCTCGCTCTTCCGGACCGACGGCGGCGGCGCGGTCTCGCGCGTCGTCGCGGCCGGCCACGTCGCGTTCGACGGGTTCGGCCTCGACGGCTCGCGGATCGTGGTCGCCGAGCGACCCGCAGACGCGGTCTACGACACCGACATGACGGCGTTCTCGGTCTGGGATCCGGCGCTCGACCGGGCAGCCGTCGCGATCCCCGACCCCGTCTGGGGCACCGGATGGCTCGGCGACGACCTGATCATCGCGTTCCGGCCCGCGGACGAGCGCTTCGTGCTGCTGCGCGCATCGACCGGCGAGAGCGTCGATGGCGGCCCCGTGCCGCCGACGAGCGAGCGGCTGTGGCCGAGCCCCTCCGGAGCCCGCGCCTACCTGTCGATGGAGGGCGGGTCCGTCGGGGCGATCGACGGGCGGACGGGCGCACTCCTGCCGCTCGCGATCGAGCCCACCGGCGGGCGGGTCCGATGGATCTCGGCGAGCGCGGACGACTCGCTCATCGCCGTGACGCGAGAGCTCGACGGCACGCTCCGCACGGGCATCTTCGACGGCGACACGGGGGCGCTCGTCGTCGACGCGCTCGACGGCCCCGGCGTGACCGCCTTCGGCGACGACGAGCTGTTCGCCGCCGCCGACAATCGCATCACGCGCCACGACCTCGGCACGCTCGCGCGCACCGGCGCGCTGCCTGGCGCTCGCGGGGAGGTCAACGGGCTGCAGGTCGGGGCTGACGGCGCGACGCTCCTCGCGACCGCCAACGACGAGACGGTCACCCTGTACGACGTCGCGTCGGGCCGACGGCTCGGCGACCCGATCCCGGCCGACGCCCCGCTCATCGCGCAGGGGTTCCTGCACCCTGACGGCGACGCGTTCCTCGTCAACGTCGCACAGGGCGTGCAGCTGTGGGACGCGCGCCCGCAGGCGCACGTCGAGGCAGCCTGCCTCCTCGCCGGTCGTGAGCTGACCGACGAGGAGTGGCAGACCTACCTCTCGTGGCTGCCCGATCGGCAGCCGGTGTGCGCCGACATCATCGGCGCGGGATGA
- a CDS encoding ATP-dependent Clp protease ATP-binding subunit, with the protein MAAIYGPIGDGSFDDFIARILQGQRVPAQRAIDLSRLVSRRTSSVMASAVEYAREHRHAEVDALHLLRALLELREVATAVQGTGAEVDALRAAIEGRMPADGEREVDGPPSLTPSAQRALRDAYQIARANGSSYIDPEHLFFAFLVAGDTAAGGLLQEAGITPEALQRAATQAQREAIESQQGRTPSKAVDPSSTTPTLDEFGIDLTERAREGKVDPVIGRADEIEQTIEILSRRTKNNPVLIGEAGVGKTAIVEGLARAIAEGDVPKSLMGKRVVALDLTAMVAGTRYRGDFEERITKAMDEITAHRDELIVFIDELHTILGAGGGGEGGMDAANILKPRLARGDLHMIGATTLAEFRRIEKDAALTRRFQPVLVAEPSVEDAVRILEGLASAYEEHHRVSYTPEALRAAVELSHRYISDRFLPDKAIDLIDQAGARLRLRLGAKVDVDALTKEREHLEDEKRQAVEAEEFEEATRLRDRIAAIQSAIDSGSGEDGEVGEEEIAEVVARATGIPAARLTEGDRSRLARLEEELHERVIGQDDAVTAVAKAVRRSRSGLGDTGRPIGSFLFLGPTGVGKTELAKSLASSLFGSEGALVRFDMSEFGEKHTVARLIGAPPGYVGYDEAGQLTEKVRRQPYSVVLLDEIEKAHPDVFNLLLQVLEDGRLTDGQGRTVDFRNTVVIMTSNLGGEFLASKSGPIGFQAGDGTGSADELRAKVMGRLREQMRPELINRIDEIVLFQKLEPEQLRQIVTLLLDRVADRLAAQELRLDVTDAALTWLAQRGYEPEFGARPLRRLIQREVEDRVADLIVGGLESGTVRVDVAGDELSVVASNDEPATAAM; encoded by the coding sequence ATGGCAGCCATCTACGGACCCATCGGCGACGGATCGTTCGACGACTTCATCGCCCGGATCCTCCAGGGACAGCGCGTGCCCGCGCAGCGCGCGATCGACCTGTCCCGACTCGTCTCGCGGCGCACGAGCTCGGTCATGGCGAGCGCGGTCGAGTACGCCCGCGAGCACCGGCACGCGGAGGTCGACGCGCTCCACCTGCTGCGGGCGCTGCTCGAGCTGCGCGAGGTCGCGACGGCCGTGCAGGGCACCGGCGCAGAGGTCGACGCGCTCCGTGCGGCGATCGAGGGTCGCATGCCCGCCGACGGCGAGCGCGAGGTCGACGGACCGCCGAGCCTCACGCCGTCCGCCCAGCGGGCGCTGCGCGACGCGTACCAGATCGCCCGCGCCAACGGCTCGAGCTACATCGACCCCGAGCACCTCTTCTTCGCGTTCCTCGTCGCGGGCGACACCGCGGCGGGCGGGCTGCTGCAGGAGGCCGGCATCACGCCCGAGGCGCTGCAGCGCGCGGCGACGCAGGCGCAGCGCGAGGCGATCGAGTCGCAGCAGGGCCGCACGCCGAGCAAGGCGGTCGACCCCAGCTCGACGACGCCCACGCTCGACGAGTTCGGCATCGACCTCACCGAGCGCGCCCGCGAGGGCAAGGTCGACCCGGTCATCGGCCGCGCCGACGAGATCGAGCAGACGATCGAGATCCTCTCCCGCCGCACGAAGAACAACCCCGTGCTGATCGGCGAGGCCGGCGTCGGCAAGACCGCCATCGTCGAGGGGCTCGCCCGCGCGATCGCCGAGGGCGACGTGCCGAAGTCGCTCATGGGCAAGCGGGTCGTCGCGCTCGACCTCACCGCGATGGTCGCCGGCACCCGCTACCGCGGCGACTTCGAGGAGCGCATCACGAAGGCGATGGACGAGATCACCGCCCACCGCGACGAGCTCATCGTCTTCATCGACGAGCTGCACACGATCCTCGGCGCCGGTGGCGGCGGGGAGGGCGGCATGGACGCCGCGAACATCCTGAAGCCGCGGCTCGCGCGCGGCGACCTGCACATGATCGGCGCGACGACGCTCGCGGAGTTCCGCCGGATCGAGAAGGACGCGGCGCTCACTCGCCGCTTCCAGCCGGTGCTCGTGGCCGAGCCGAGCGTCGAGGACGCCGTGCGCATCCTCGAGGGCCTCGCGTCGGCCTATGAGGAGCACCACCGCGTCTCGTACACGCCGGAGGCGCTCCGCGCCGCGGTCGAGCTCTCGCACCGCTACATCAGCGACCGCTTCCTGCCCGACAAGGCGATCGACCTCATCGACCAGGCCGGAGCGCGACTGCGGCTGCGGCTCGGCGCGAAGGTCGACGTGGATGCGCTGACGAAGGAGCGCGAGCACCTCGAGGACGAGAAGCGGCAGGCCGTCGAGGCGGAGGAGTTCGAGGAGGCGACCCGCCTGCGCGACCGCATCGCGGCCATCCAGTCGGCGATCGACTCCGGCTCCGGCGAGGACGGCGAGGTCGGCGAGGAGGAGATCGCCGAGGTCGTCGCGCGCGCGACGGGCATCCCGGCCGCGCGCCTCACCGAGGGCGACCGCTCCCGGCTCGCCCGTCTCGAGGAGGAGCTCCACGAGCGCGTCATCGGCCAGGACGATGCCGTCACCGCGGTCGCGAAGGCCGTGCGGCGCTCGCGGTCGGGGCTCGGCGACACCGGGCGCCCGATCGGCTCGTTCCTGTTCCTCGGCCCGACCGGCGTCGGCAAGACGGAGCTCGCGAAGTCGCTCGCGTCGAGCCTCTTCGGCTCGGAGGGCGCGCTCGTGCGCTTCGACATGTCGGAGTTCGGCGAGAAGCACACGGTCGCGCGCCTCATCGGCGCCCCTCCCGGATACGTCGGGTACGACGAGGCAGGCCAGCTGACCGAGAAGGTGCGGCGCCAGCCCTACTCCGTCGTGCTGCTCGACGAGATCGAGAAGGCGCACCCGGATGTCTTCAACCTGCTGCTGCAGGTGCTCGAGGACGGCCGGCTCACCGACGGCCAGGGACGCACGGTCGACTTCCGCAACACCGTCGTGATCATGACGTCGAACCTCGGCGGCGAGTTCCTGGCGTCGAAGTCTGGCCCGATCGGCTTCCAGGCCGGCGACGGCACCGGCTCGGCCGACGAGCTGCGGGCGAAGGTCATGGGCCGGCTGCGCGAGCAGATGCGCCCCGAGCTCATCAACCGCATCGACGAGATCGTGCTGTTCCAGAAGCTCGAGCCCGAGCAGCTGCGGCAGATCGTCACGCTGCTGCTCGACCGCGTAGCCGACCGCCTCGCGGCGCAGGAGCTGCGGCTCGACGTGACGGATGCGGCGCTCACGTGGCTCGCGCAGCGCGGCTACGAGCCCGAGTTCGGCGCCCGACCGCTGCGCAGGCTCATCCAGCGCGAGGTCGAGGACAGGGTGGCCGACCTCATCGTCGGCGGCCTCGAGTCGGGCACGGTGCGCGTCGACGTCGCGGGTGACGAGCTGTCCGTCGTCGCGTCGAACGACGAGCCGGCGACCGCCGCGATGTAG
- a CDS encoding iron chaperone, which produces MADDTLSDVERTAVKQRAAELKKQASRKGGTKKERELQDALEAIDGLPEPDRSIAQMVHEVVTEVAPQLDPKTWYGFPSYAKDGKVVVFFQQASKFDSRYGTLGFQDIATLDDGDMWPTSYAVVADTPAVRERIAELVRRAAG; this is translated from the coding sequence ATGGCCGACGACACCCTCTCCGACGTCGAACGCACGGCGGTCAAGCAGCGCGCCGCGGAGCTGAAGAAGCAGGCGAGCCGCAAGGGCGGGACGAAGAAGGAGCGCGAGCTGCAGGATGCGCTCGAGGCGATCGACGGGCTCCCGGAGCCCGACAGGTCGATCGCGCAGATGGTGCACGAGGTCGTCACCGAGGTCGCGCCGCAGCTCGATCCGAAGACCTGGTACGGCTTCCCCTCGTACGCGAAGGACGGCAAGGTCGTCGTCTTCTTCCAGCAGGCGTCGAAGTTCGACTCCCGCTACGGCACCCTCGGCTTCCAGGACATCGCCACGCTCGACGACGGCGACATGTGGCCGACGTCGTACGCGGTCGTCGCCGACACCCCGGCCGTGCGCGAGCGCATCGCCGAGCTCGTCCGTCGGGCGGCCGGCTGA
- a CDS encoding LLM class flavin-dependent oxidoreductase, with product MRKRIGFLSFGHYRDVPGSRVPTAGDSLRMHVELAVAAEEAGFDGAWVRVHHFDQSLATPYPLLAAMAARTSTLELGTGVIDLRYEQPIAMTELASATDLLSGGRLQLGISRGSPERATDGQERFGLGLAPGGSWSDEARARADRFRRALRGEPVARSERAVELGQGPDLPVEPRSPGLADRLWWGAGNHASGLWAAEHGYHLLSSTLLTQDDGRPFHVQQADQVRAYLEVHAGAGHGIRPRTAVTRSAFPIVSDDDRRYFGLADEQRDGTGRIEGGAVRGGPTYAGDPEHVARRLLADEAVQAADTVLFALPSQLGPDYNAHLFTSLAAVARELGWLED from the coding sequence ATGCGCAAGCGGATCGGATTCCTCTCCTTCGGCCACTACCGCGACGTGCCCGGCTCGCGCGTACCGACCGCCGGCGACAGCCTCCGGATGCACGTCGAGCTCGCGGTCGCGGCGGAGGAGGCCGGCTTCGACGGCGCCTGGGTGCGCGTGCATCACTTCGACCAGTCGCTCGCCACGCCCTACCCGCTGCTGGCCGCGATGGCGGCGCGCACGAGCACGCTCGAGCTCGGCACCGGCGTCATCGACCTGCGCTACGAGCAGCCGATCGCCATGACCGAGCTCGCGTCGGCGACCGACCTGCTCTCAGGCGGCCGCCTGCAGCTCGGCATCTCGCGCGGCTCCCCCGAGCGGGCCACCGACGGCCAGGAGCGCTTCGGCCTGGGCCTCGCGCCCGGCGGCAGCTGGTCGGACGAGGCGCGAGCGCGCGCCGACCGCTTCCGCCGCGCGCTGCGCGGTGAGCCGGTGGCGCGATCCGAGCGCGCGGTCGAGCTCGGGCAGGGGCCGGACCTGCCCGTCGAGCCGCGCTCCCCCGGGCTCGCCGACCGGCTGTGGTGGGGCGCCGGCAACCACGCGTCCGGGCTCTGGGCCGCCGAGCACGGCTACCACCTGCTCTCGTCCACCCTGCTGACCCAGGACGACGGCCGCCCCTTCCACGTGCAGCAGGCCGACCAGGTGCGCGCCTACCTCGAGGTGCACGCGGGCGCGGGTCACGGCATCCGCCCGCGCACCGCCGTGACGCGCAGCGCCTTCCCCATCGTGTCGGACGACGATCGGCGCTACTTCGGCCTCGCCGACGAGCAGCGCGACGGGACCGGGCGCATCGAGGGCGGCGCCGTGCGCGGCGGACCGACGTACGCGGGCGATCCCGAGCACGTCGCCCGGCGCCTGCTCGCCGACGAGGCGGTGCAGGCGGCCGACACCGTGCTCTTCGCACTGCCGAGCCAGCTCGGCCCGGACTACAACGCGCACCTCTTCACGTCGCTCGCGGCCGTCGCGCGCGAGCTCGGCTGGCTCGAGGACTGA
- a CDS encoding cation transporter: MTDRDPVRALRRASLIVAALNLAYCFVEMGVALAIGSVSLLADSADFLEDTAINLLIVIALGWSLGAQAIAGRAMAGIILVPAAVAAWQVVVKSSDPTPPDVPLLVITAAGAALVNLVSALVLARVRRMSGSLSKAAFLSARNDVIVNLLIIAMALVTAWTASGWPDIVLGAVIVLLAGHAAWEVWEAAGEERLAAKALAGEAVD, from the coding sequence GTGACCGACCGAGATCCCGTGCGAGCGCTGCGACGCGCCTCCCTCATCGTCGCAGCGCTCAACCTGGCGTACTGCTTCGTCGAGATGGGCGTGGCCCTCGCCATCGGCTCGGTGTCGCTGCTCGCCGACAGCGCTGACTTCCTCGAGGACACGGCGATCAACCTGCTCATCGTCATCGCGCTGGGCTGGTCGCTCGGTGCGCAGGCGATCGCCGGCCGGGCGATGGCCGGCATCATCCTCGTCCCCGCGGCGGTCGCCGCGTGGCAGGTGGTGGTGAAGTCGTCGGATCCGACGCCGCCGGATGTGCCGCTGCTCGTGATCACGGCCGCAGGCGCCGCGCTCGTCAACCTCGTGAGCGCGCTCGTGCTCGCTCGCGTGCGGCGGATGAGCGGTTCGCTGTCGAAGGCCGCGTTCCTCTCCGCCAGGAACGACGTGATCGTCAACCTGCTGATCATCGCGATGGCGCTCGTCACGGCCTGGACCGCGAGCGGCTGGCCGGACATCGTCCTCGGCGCCGTCATCGTGCTGCTCGCCGGGCACGCGGCATGGGAGGTCTGGGAGGCGGCGGGCGAGGAACGGCTCGCCGCGAAGGCGCTCGCGGGCGAGGCGGTCGACTGA
- the nagB gene encoding glucosamine-6-phosphate deaminase, with protein MEIIVTDADAIGALVADEVEALLARRPDAVLGLATGSSPLRVYDELATRVRAGRMSFAGARGFTLDEYVGLAPDDPRSYRAVIHDELVSRVDFAPGAVLGPDGGARDLPAACAAFEREIQAAGGIDLQLLGVGTTGHIAFNEPASSFASRTRVKTLTAQTRRDNARFFDGDVAAVPRHCLTQGLGTILESRQAVVIATGAAKAPAVREMVEGAVSARWPCTALQLHPNALVVLDEEAAAGLELIDYYREVAEHRAAVGGHVSR; from the coding sequence ATGGAGATCATCGTCACCGATGCCGACGCGATCGGCGCGCTGGTCGCCGACGAGGTGGAGGCGCTGCTCGCCCGCCGGCCGGATGCGGTGCTCGGCCTCGCGACGGGCTCGAGCCCGCTGCGCGTGTACGACGAGCTCGCGACGCGAGTGCGCGCAGGTCGGATGAGCTTCGCCGGCGCCCGGGGCTTCACGCTCGACGAGTACGTCGGGCTCGCGCCCGACGACCCGCGGTCGTACCGGGCGGTCATCCATGACGAGCTCGTCTCGCGCGTCGACTTCGCGCCCGGCGCCGTGCTGGGCCCGGATGGCGGTGCGCGCGACCTGCCCGCGGCTTGCGCCGCCTTCGAGCGCGAGATCCAGGCTGCCGGCGGGATCGACCTGCAGCTGCTCGGCGTGGGCACGACCGGCCACATCGCGTTCAACGAGCCGGCCTCGTCGTTCGCGTCGCGCACGCGCGTCAAGACGCTCACCGCGCAGACGCGGCGCGACAACGCGCGCTTCTTCGACGGCGACGTCGCCGCCGTGCCCCGCCACTGCCTGACGCAGGGGCTCGGCACGATCCTGGAGTCGCGGCAGGCGGTCGTGATCGCGACCGGCGCCGCGAAGGCGCCGGCGGTGCGCGAGATGGTGGAGGGCGCCGTCTCGGCGCGCTGGCCCTGCACGGCGCTGCAGCTGCACCCGAACGCGCTCGTCGTGCTCGACGAGGAGGCGGCTGCGGGGCTCGAGCTCATCGACTACTACCGCGAGGTCGCCGAGCACCGAGCGGCGGTGGGCGGGCACGTCTCGCGCTGA
- a CDS encoding type 1 glutamine amidotransferase domain-containing protein, with protein MADITGKKVAFILTDGFEDSELTSPWEAVQGAGALPTLIAPKDGQVEGKNGHTQAVDAVSADASADDFDALVLPGGVVNADHLRIDQPSVQLVQRFVESGKPIGVICHGAWILIEAGGVSGRTITSYPTLRTDLQNAGATWVDEEVVTDQGLVSSRTPDDLPAFNAKLIEEFAEGVHPR; from the coding sequence ATGGCTGACATCACCGGCAAGAAGGTCGCGTTCATCCTCACGGACGGCTTCGAGGACTCGGAGCTCACCAGCCCGTGGGAGGCCGTGCAGGGCGCCGGCGCGCTGCCGACCCTGATCGCGCCGAAGGACGGCCAGGTCGAGGGCAAGAACGGCCACACGCAGGCGGTCGACGCCGTCTCGGCCGACGCCAGCGCCGACGACTTCGATGCGCTCGTCCTCCCCGGCGGCGTCGTGAACGCCGACCACCTGCGCATCGACCAGCCGTCGGTGCAGCTCGTGCAGCGCTTCGTCGAGTCCGGCAAGCCGATCGGCGTGATCTGCCACGGCGCATGGATCCTCATCGAGGCCGGCGGCGTCTCCGGCCGCACCATCACGAGCTACCCGACGCTGCGGACCGACCTGCAGAACGCGGGCGCGACGTGGGTCGACGAGGAGGTCGTGACCGACCAGGGCCTCGTGTCGAGCCGCACGCCCGACGACCTGCCCGCCTTCAACGCAAAGCTCATCGAGGAGTTCGCCGAGGGCGTACACCCGCGCTGA
- the nrdH gene encoding glutaredoxin-like protein NrdH yields MTVTVYSKPACVQCTMTTRALDAQGIEYQIFDVTADDKALQTVKDLGYMQAPVVIADEQHWSGFQPDRIKAILAA; encoded by the coding sequence ATGACCGTCACCGTCTACTCCAAGCCCGCTTGCGTCCAGTGCACGATGACCACCCGCGCGCTCGACGCGCAGGGCATCGAGTACCAGATCTTCGACGTCACCGCCGACGACAAGGCGCTCCAGACCGTCAAGGACCTCGGCTACATGCAGGCGCCCGTCGTCATCGCCGACGAGCAGCACTGGTCGGGCTTCCAGCCCGACCGCATCAAGGCGATCCTCGCGGCCTGA
- the nrdI gene encoding class Ib ribonucleoside-diphosphate reductase assembly flavoprotein NrdI — MSEVVYFSSVSGNTARFVEKLGRPASRIPLYATEPPLEQREPYVLIVPTYGGGDGKGAVPKQVIRFLNDEQNRQHLRGVISAGNTNFGAGYGLAGDIIAKKCHVPHLYRFELFGTPDDVRVVNDGLDALWQR; from the coding sequence GTGAGCGAGGTCGTCTACTTCTCGAGCGTCTCGGGCAACACCGCCCGCTTCGTCGAGAAGCTCGGACGGCCCGCCTCGCGCATCCCCCTCTACGCCACCGAGCCGCCCCTCGAGCAGCGTGAGCCCTACGTGCTCATCGTGCCGACGTACGGCGGCGGCGACGGCAAGGGCGCGGTGCCCAAGCAGGTCATCCGGTTCCTCAACGACGAGCAGAACCGACAGCACCTGCGCGGCGTGATCAGCGCCGGCAACACGAACTTCGGTGCGGGCTACGGACTGGCGGGCGACATCATCGCCAAGAAGTGCCACGTGCCCCACCTCTACCGCTTCGAGCTCTTCGGAACCCCCGACGACGTGCGCGTCGTGAACGATGGATTGGATGCACTATGGCAACGGTGA